The genomic window ACGCTTTTTGGACTATTTCATGCATACCGCTTAAAACTTCCAGCAATTAAGGGGAGCACAAATGGCTAAAATATTACATGTAGCCATACTTGAGGAAGAAAATGTATCTTGGCCAATCTTGCattctgtatttttaatatttttgtaagCTGTACCCAGAGAACTCAGTGATAAAGGCAGCATACcaatgttataaataaataccGACTCAGGGAGATCCAGTGCATTATtagcagagccgtctttcccatagggcttagtggtgcgtcgcGCCAGGGCGCCAGTCTCTCAGGGGCgcccagtgagtgggggagctgtgcagctttgccggcagcctcccctttccctgcacgcacGCCAGCTACGCcccgccaaccatatggctggcaggcatgcagcttccctcccaagcctctgcggggatagCTCTACTCCCAAGGAGGCTtggaagggaataataataataataataataataataataataataataattttatttatatcctgccctccccagccaaagccgggctcagagcggctagcaacagtaaaagtaacacagtttacataaaatcacaatcaattaattgaaatacattctaaaatcaattcattctaaaatcaattcagaatcaaattaatggcaaccattaagctagagttctatgaggattaccaaagcatagctgtcaactttcagatttgaaaataaagggatttgaaaataagggatcagtagcctcgaaaataagggatcagtagcctcgaaaataagggatcagcagcctcacctgtcccggggaaagtctacgggatatctaacaatccaggatagcagcgggaaacggtgctgcaataagggaatttcccgcaagaaaagggaaggttgacagttatgtaccaaaggagggggtcaggctgtgccttggccaaagctgttcctggtggaacagctctgtcttgcaggccctgtggaaagatgtcaagtcccgcagggccctagtctcttgtgacagagtgttccaccaagccggggccacggccgaaaaagccctggctctggttgaggccagcctaacctctcggtgccccaggacctccaaggtgtttttgtttgaagaccgtacggtcctccgtgggacatgcgctctcctcccgaggaggcttgggaggggcgcATGGCAGTGCGCAGCTAcagccaccccaacactatccgtggtaatttgggggcgctgggcagatatttgcaccTGGGCACTGCATCTGCAAAAGACGGCCTTAATTATTAGTTTGGCTGACTGTTTCCTGTCTTCTCTGGGAGAAGCTCTCCAGAAATAATCCTGACCAAATACAAAAGGTTTATATGAAgagctaaagaaaatgtttaaacaaaATGTTGGTAAGAAAacaagctttattattattaataataataataataataataataataataataattttttatttataccccgccctccccagccaaggccgggctcagagcggtttacaagcaataataaaaacaagttgaatgattacaacttaaaaacaaaattaaaatacaacattaaaatattacaacattaaaataaaatgtagcctcaacgcaggaggagaaggaaagaaaaaaagaaagagagggagggaatcaaattaggaatacagtcataccttgggttgaagtagcttcgggataaatATTTTCGGGTCGTGTGCTGCGGCGACCCCGAAGTAACGGATGGCgttcaccactcgcgcatgcacagacgctcaaaatgacatcacgcgcatgtgcagaagcagcggatcatgacccgtgcacgcgcagacacgggcagcgttcgcttctggatgcaaacggggctccggaacggatcccgttcgcatccagaggtaccactgtactgtatatggaCATAACGAGGGGaaataagaaaatatttctttACGCCACAGTGGCAGCGAGAACATTAATtgccaaaaaatggggggggggaattataccAACAAGAAAAGAATGGCAAGATAAATTATTTGACTATATAGAACTGGCTAGAATGACAGGTGTGATTAGGGGTCAAACCAAACAAAATTtcagaaagaatggggaaaatatagagATTACCTTAAAAAGCAGTGCCCTCAAATTAATAgctggacttgttttgattaacttTTGCAAAATGAATTATGGGGTAAAaactaaaaacagaaagaaaaaggggtgGAAATGAAATGAGAAGGAAACAGATGAAAGTAGAACCACGCTAAGGATGAAGGAAGTCAAGTGGAAGAATAGAAGAATTGAAATATGGTATATACACATTGTTTAATATTTGTTTAGTGTAGATTTTTGTATTTTCCTTTGatattgccttttcttttctttttctatctttttcttttttataagtatgtatttttgtattgcaaaataaaaatacttattaAAAAACCAAAGACAACAGGTTTATTGAGtctccatcctgatttgcttgtgcaaagcTTACAGTGGAAGctcagttttcaaacatctcggaagtcgaacatttcagctttcgaatgccaaaaacccagaagtaactgcttcgaTTTTCGGAtgcttttcggaagccgaacgtgcccCACGGCTTCCTTATTGAGTTTTCTAGATGTaaactcataaactcttatctctaattctataacgaattattgtgttataaaTATCCTTATGAGCTTGAGTTTGTAATCTccatttgagtttgtaatccttgtcagaatgcGTACTTTTGAacggattagtttttgttacaattgactattgatttgcgagtagagaccactcccactattgaaatttatattggccagagttcttggtgtgcttatttcttggtatatttaataaccaGGAGACCACAGTACAAGCagaaggagggcaggccagaggaCTTGCACGCTTGCCCCTTGGAGACCCAACCTGCTAATTTTAGGAGACCCATTAGCAGCAATTATGAGCAGCGCCCAAGAGAGGCGCTGGTGCCAGACCTCTGCCGACGATTCGCTCTGGTCATATTTAATGGCGTGGATTATCTGAAACTGGACATTAGAAAGGTCCTTCCATCAGATGGTGAGCAAAACATAGCGGCTTGATTGCATTAGTATTTCAGCATTAGTATATTAGTATTTtagttgtatttttaaaactatGTGTTGTACATTTTtctttatggtttttttttttggtaaactgctttttcaattttttttacaatgaagggtcgaatacattttatgaaataaataaatgacatcgATAAAACAAGTTTGAACTAGCTAGGTAAAGCATTCAAAAGTTAATTGGAATAAGTGATGGGCTAAGAACAAATTGAAAGACACGTCAGCCTTCTTGATCTTTCTGTTCTTTTTGCAATCCTGTTAACTGGTTCTGAAGAaagtcgtttgtttgtttgtttgtttgattgattgattgattgcatttatatggaAACTGAGGACTTGTTTCTTCTATGCAGTCCGTGGAGATCAGCTGCACACCTTTCGCTCctgaaaagtgcttcttgagGAACCAGattaattccaaaaataaaagctcattgccGGCTGATTCTGCATTTCCAcgcagtgtgtccatttgaaagcAGATATAGGTGGTCCCAGCAAAGAGGGGCCCTGGGTCCACACCTGGGCAGGCACCAGGACTGCAAACACCACTTCCTTCTTCGTTcacctggggcatgtgcagagagcaAAAAGCGTGGATCATAGGGAGGGCATTCAAACGTGTATCAAGCAACCACACTCCTTTTGGTGGATGGCAGTTTCCAGAATCAAGCGGAAAGTAGccagtagagaatgagactcttcaaggttgtgggtttgagccccacgttgggcaaaagattcctgcattgtagggcttGGAacagatgaccctcttggtcctgtccatagctgtcaacttttcccttttcttgcgaggaatcctattcggaataaggggatttccctttaaaaaagggaaacgttgacagctatggtcccatCCCACTCTCCAAGTCAATGATTCTAGGTTGAGGGCAAGTGGGAACGATTCCAGACTGAGGAAAAACTGCCTTTTTGAGGTACAAACAAGTTGCTGTGTACATAAGAAGATAAAACGTAACAAGAGCCCTTGCAAATCTAGCCCAGAATGCTGTTCTCGCCGTGGCCAGCAGAGCCAACGtggctggtaataataataataataataataataataataataataataataatttatttatacctcgcccatctggctcggtttccccagccactctgggaggcttccaacactattaaaatacaataacctattaaacattaaaagcttccctaaacagggctgccttcagatgtcttctaaaagtctggtagttgtctttgacatctggtgggagggcgttccacagggcgggagccactaccgagaaggccctctgcctggttccctgtaacttcgcttctcacagtgagggaaccgccagaaggccctcggagctggacctcagtgtccgggcagaacgatgggggtggagacgctccttcaggtctactggactggTAGCCATTGTAGGCTATGAACAAATCACACAGCAGCCACAAATAGTTGACAACAAAGTAAGTCCTttcctcatttccccccatttcaggTCCAAAGCCATGTCCGAATTTGGAGGCCCTTCTGAACTGGTCCAGAACACCTCAGCCAACACCTCCTACAGGGAATTCCTCCTCCTCGCCTTCCCTGGCTTCCAGAAGTCCAGGTACCTCCTTgccatccccttcttctgcatctACCTGATGATCATCTTAGCCAACTCTCTGCTGATCTACACCGTGAAGGCGGAGAGCTGCCTCCACTCGCCAATGTACCTCCTTATTGCGCTGCTCTTGGCGGTCAATGTTTTTGGGAGCACCACAGTcctcccccagatgttgctgagcttccTGTTCGGGATCAGCAGCATCTCTCTGACCGGCTGCCTGGTCCAGATGTTCTTCCTCTACCTGGCCATCATGCTAGACACAGGCATCCTCCTCATGATGGCTTTGGACAGGTACGTGGCCATCTGCCACCCTCTCCACTACGCCGACATCTTGACCGGCAAGCTCCTGGGGCTCCTGGCGGCTGCCGCTCTGGTGCGGAGCGTGTCCATCGTCAGCCCAGTGGTGATCCTGGCCTCCCAGGTGCGCTTCTGCCGCTCCAACGTCATCGAGCACTTTGCCTGCGAGCACATGGCCCTGATGAAGCTGTCTTGCGGGGACACCTCCAGGAACCGGGTGGTGGGCATGGCCGTGAGGTCCTTCACCATCGTCTTTGACCTGGTCTTCCTCGCCCTGTCCTACAGCAAGATCATCCTCACGGCCCTGAAAATGGCCTCTGGGAGCTTCCGCCACAAGGCCTTCCACACCTGTAGCACACACCTCATCGTCCTCTTCATCGGCTACTcctcctgcctctcctcctccatcgTCTTCCGCCTGGCCAAGTCGGCCTCCCAAGACGTCCACAACCTGCTCAGCGTCATGTACCTGCTGTTCCCCGGGGCCATCAACCCTGTCATATACGGAGTGAGGACCAAGGAGATTCGGGAAAGCATCCAGAGGCTTTTCAGGAGGTGGAGGTGGACTCTGTTTGGTCCCCGGAAATTAGGCACCTGAAATGGTCCAGGTGATGCATTTAAGTATTCCGTTTGCATTCCTAATCCTGGCATCTCTCTCAAGCTCCCAAATCAGCGTTTCTCAAAGTGGTAGAAGCCACCCCTTGTGGGAAGGTGAGATTACCCGGGGGGAACTAAGAGGCAAAGGTGCAGCAcacaggcatagctgtcaactttccctttttcttgcgaggaatcctattcggaataagggaatttcccttaaaaaaaggggaacgTTGCAGCAGAGGTGTAAATGACAATCAGATTTTGAAAAGCTGCCATCTCTGCATCagagagagccagcgtggtgtagtggttaagagcggtagtctcgtaatctggtgaacggggttcgcgtctccgctcctccacatgcagctgctgggtgaccttgggccagtcacacttctctgaagtctctcagccccactcacctcacagagtgtttgttgtgggggaggaagggaaaggagaatgttagccgctttgagactccttaaagggagtgaaaggcgggtacatcaaatccaaactcctcttcttcttcttcttcttcttcttcttcaagttcatcagttttgttgaattaattagtTGTAACTGGAttgtgaataaatgtgcaattgttACCGTTTTGAATGTTATTGTGTGTTTGCCTTCCttagtgtaaggttaccagacgtcctcgTTTCcataaatcagtcccctgacaaaatccatctatttagtaggaagttgaaaagtgtccccgaatGCACTGAAAAGAATCTGGTCACCTtaccttagtgggtcatgcaaactgctCTTCCGAATCATGTTTTACGCAAGGTAGGTGTGCCTCCTCCAGGtaaggtccggagggtggcaacacgagaactggactcttctgcagtggttccccatctgtgaaatgctctccctcaggagactcacctggcacctgCATTGTGTACCTACAGGAACCAGGCAAAAATgtccctcttcaaccaggcctctgGCTAACATCCTataaccatttaaatgtatttgtgggagggggttactggtttttttgttcttgttcgttttcatcttgtatttttgttgtgaaccaccctgagatctactgaTGAAAGGCAGAATAAAATTCAATTGATGATGACGATGTCCCCCGCCACAGGTACTACTACCCCCCTCTTAACACCCCATTCATGTTCCCATTCTCtggagttacagggaaccaggcagggggccttcttggtagtggcaccccccTTGTAGAATgggctcccatcagatgtcaaggagataaatagctacaccttttagaagatatctgaagacagccctgtatagggaattttaaaatgtttgatgttttactatgcttttatatgtgctggaagctgctcagagtggatggggcaacctagtcagatgagtggagtacaaataaacaaaacaaaacaaataataataatagtggcaaCATGGGAGCTGCTTTGTGACCAGGTGACTCACCTTGGAGCAGGGACCTTTCCTTTTAAATAAGTAGCACAGGCATTAAACAGCATGGAGGGCATACAGATATTGTTATCTGCCACTCCAATCTTTGAGCGGTGAATCTTCcccaggtttggtttccttggaattgTCAgcggagattgtggtgtctttaggatatatggttttatttccccatatgtacaacctgagcataagactGAGAGGCTCACGGCATCATCACCCCAAGAGGTCTTGCTTCTCTGCTCAtcgcagctttg from Podarcis raffonei isolate rPodRaf1 chromosome 4, rPodRaf1.pri, whole genome shotgun sequence includes these protein-coding regions:
- the LOC128412310 gene encoding olfactory receptor 52K1-like, with the translated sequence MSEFGGPSELVQNTSANTSYREFLLLAFPGFQKSRYLLAIPFFCIYLMIILANSLLIYTVKAESCLHSPMYLLIALLLAVNVFGSTTVLPQMLLSFLFGISSISLTGCLVQMFFLYLAIMLDTGILLMMALDRYVAICHPLHYADILTGKLLGLLAAAALVRSVSIVSPVVILASQVRFCRSNVIEHFACEHMALMKLSCGDTSRNRVVGMAVRSFTIVFDLVFLALSYSKIILTALKMASGSFRHKAFHTCSTHLIVLFIGYSSCLSSSIVFRLAKSASQDVHNLLSVMYLLFPGAINPVIYGVRTKEIRESIQRLFRRWRWTLFGPRKLGT